The Sphingobium sp. JS3065 genomic sequence CGGTGCGGCGTGTCGCCGCATAATGCGGTGATGATGCTGGCGGGGCCGTCGCTGAAGGTCGTGCCGATCACCATCCATATCCCCCTTTCCGCCGTGCCGTCCGCGCTGACCATCGACCTGATCCGCGCCCGCGCCATCACCACCGCCAAGGGGCTTCAGCGCAATTTCGGCATCGGGCGTCCCCGGCTGGTGGTCGCGGGTCTCAACCCCCATGCGGGCGAAGGCGGCGCGCTGGGCCGGGAGGAGATCGACATCATCCGCCCCGCCGTGGAATCGCTCCAGGCGGAGGGCTACGACATTACAGGCCCCCTCGCCGCCGACACGCTGTTCCACAGCCGCGCCCGCGAAACCTACGACGCGGCGCTGTGCATGTATCACGACCAGGCGCTGATCCCGATCAAGACGCTGAATTTCGATGAGGGCGTCAACATCACCCTGGGCCTGCCCATCGTGCGCACCTCGCCCGACCATGGCACGGCGTTCGGTATCGCAGGCAGGGACAGCGCCAATCCCGGCGCGATGATGGCGGCGATCAAGATGGCCGCCGAAGCCGCCCGCGCCCGCCTGACCCATGGTTGTTGAGGCCCATGGCTGCTGAAACCGGTCCGGCGCTTACCCCGCCCAGGCTCCCCCCGCTACGCGACGTCATCGCCACCCATGGATTGCAGGCAAGCAAGGCGCTCGGCCAGAATTTCCTGCTGGACGAACAATTGCTGGACCGCATCGCCGCCATTCCCGGCCCGCTCAACGACCAGCCCGCCTTCGAGGTCGGCCCCGGCCCCGGCGGCCTGACCCGCGCCATCCTGCGCGCAGGCGCGAAGCTGGTGGCGGTCGAACGCGACCGGCGCTGCCTCCCCGCCCTGGCCGAACTGGACACCGCCTTCCCCGGCCAGCTCCGCGTCATTTCCGGCGACGCGATGGAGGTCGACGCCCGCGCCGAAGCGGGCGATGGCGCGCATATCATCGCCAACCTGCCCTATAATGTCGGCACCGCGCTGCTGATCGGCTGGCTTTCCACGAACTGGACGCCCCTCCCCTGGTGGTCGAGCCTGACCCTGATGTTCCAGATGGAGGTGGCGGAGCGCATCGTCGCCAGGCCCGGCGGCGACCATTATGGCCGCCTCGCCATATTGTCCCAATGGCGCAGCGACGCCCGCATCGCGATGAAGGTCCACCGCAGCGCCTTCACCCCCCCGCCCAAGGTCATGTCGGCGGTCGTCCACATCACCCCCAAGCCCGCGCCGGAGGGTGTGCAGTTGAAGCATCTCGAACGCCTGACCGCCGCCGCCTTCGGCCAGCGCCGCAAGATGCTGCGCCAGAGCCTGAAGGGGCTGCCCGGCGCGCTGGAGGCGCTGGAAGCGGTGGGCATCGACCCCCAACGCCGGGCCGAAACCGTGAGCGTCGAGGAATTCGTGGCGGTGGCGCGGGTGATGGGGCGGGTTTAGGCGGCTAAGTCCGGCTTGAGTCAAGGCAGGCGGTTCGCTTCCACTTCCGTTCGCCCTGAGTAGGGCCTGAGCGAAGTCGAAGCCTGTCCTGAGCGCCTGCCTTGGCAGGCAGTCGAAGGGGCCCGTATCGAAGGGCCTCTGTCCATGTCCTTGGTACGCCATTTCGACAAGCCTGACCTGAGCCTGTCGAAGGGCTTAATGGCTACTCAGGACGAACGGTGAAAAGGGGTGGATTGCGGACTGTCTGGTTTATCATGTTATTAACGCAAAGCGGTTAGC encodes the following:
- the rsmA gene encoding 16S rRNA (adenine(1518)-N(6)/adenine(1519)-N(6))-dimethyltransferase RsmA, with the protein product MAAETGPALTPPRLPPLRDVIATHGLQASKALGQNFLLDEQLLDRIAAIPGPLNDQPAFEVGPGPGGLTRAILRAGAKLVAVERDRRCLPALAELDTAFPGQLRVISGDAMEVDARAEAGDGAHIIANLPYNVGTALLIGWLSTNWTPLPWWSSLTLMFQMEVAERIVARPGGDHYGRLAILSQWRSDARIAMKVHRSAFTPPPKVMSAVVHITPKPAPEGVQLKHLERLTAAAFGQRRKMLRQSLKGLPGALEALEAVGIDPQRRAETVSVEEFVAVARVMGRV
- the pdxA gene encoding 4-hydroxythreonine-4-phosphate dehydrogenase PdxA; amino-acid sequence: MPLSTITDPADPLAMGPSFAVSLGDPAGIGPEIVAKSWVMREALGLPPFFAVGDAASLRAVWPGPVQTVGTPEDAAAVFDSALPCLQVADAGEITPGTPSVDGARTAFQALEVAVGLARSGSAAGIVTAPVGKEQLYGVGFTHPGQTEFIAERCGVSPHNAVMMLAGPSLKVVPITIHIPLSAVPSALTIDLIRARAITTAKGLQRNFGIGRPRLVVAGLNPHAGEGGALGREEIDIIRPAVESLQAEGYDITGPLAADTLFHSRARETYDAALCMYHDQALIPIKTLNFDEGVNITLGLPIVRTSPDHGTAFGIAGRDSANPGAMMAAIKMAAEAARARLTHGC